The following DNA comes from Terriglobales bacterium.
TTCAACATGTATTTGGCTCACTCATTTCGATGTGAAGGTGACGGTTTTGGTTGGATATTACGTATCTAGCGAATTAAAGCCGCCGTTTTGGCCCGAACTTCACCGATAAACTGCTGATCGGTGAGAGATTCGAGGTTGATCTCCACGTTGGCCAGCGCACCTTCTACGGCCGCCTGGGCCAGAGCCGCACCGACCGTAAGATCGGAGGCCATCTTCGGATTGGTAATCAGCTTGAGTGATTCCAGAATCCTCGCTACTTCACGGCTCTTCTCAGCAACCGCCAGCGGTACATTGGTAGCTCCTTTGAGAGCCAGACTGACGGCAGCCTCGCCGTCTTTTGAATCTTTGGCAGCCTTGTAGGCTTGGACAACGGCTTTGTAAGATTCGGCGTCGGCCTCAATCGCGGTCTTGAGTTCTTCACGAAGCTGGGCCAGACGGGCTACAGCCTCGCTAAGCTCACGCTCATACTGCAGATAATTTTTTTTGCCGCGTGACATGGAGGCAACCATGTGTCCGAGGGCTGCGGCCATGGCTCCAGCCATGGCCGAGGCGCTTCCCCCACCCGGGACAGCGGTGGGGGCGGCAAGCTGCTCGATAAACGGCTCCGCTCCAGCCCGCAAGCCCCCAACCGCCACTTTGCCGGACATGACCGCCGAGAGCCGGTTCTCCAGAATCAAAGATGAGTCGAAGTTCTCAATCTGCAAGAACCACTCTGCCGCATCTTCCAGAGACTTCTTAGGAACCAGACCAACGATCTCGCTGCTGACGGGGGCGACTCCGTAGCGCGACGCTTCCCTTTTTACGAATTCGAAGACGCGGGCAATCGGCGTCTGCTCGAAATCGGTCAGGTTCATGGAAACTTGCGCCAGACCACGCACCAGGAAACCCGCACCCTTTACAAAACGCAGTCCGCCAGAAGAAAAACGTACCGCCTTGGCTACTTTCTTCGCGATCTCGACGTCAGGGGTGTTCAGAAAAACGTTGTAGGCAATCAAAAACCTTCGCGCTCCCACGACAGTTGCGCCTGCAGTAGGATGCAGTTGCGCCTCGCCGAAATCGGGGCGGCGCGCAGGGTTCGTGGCAATTTCATCGCGCAAGCCTTCGAACTGCCCGCGCCGGATGTTTTCCAGATTTTGCCGCTCCGGGCTGGTTGCGGCGGCTTCGTAGAGATAAACCGGAATGCGAAAGCGCTTCCATATCTCCTCACCC
Coding sequences within:
- the ftcD gene encoding glutamate formimidoyltransferase, whose protein sequence is DAAMAASLHAFLYTSPHIFLASQIRSPLCLSNMSTLVECVPNFSEGRDKPKVDAIVEAMKVEGVYLLDREMDPDHNRCVITLVGNREAIAEAAIRGVGKAAELIDLTQHQGAHPRLGAADVIPFIPIEGVTIEDCVAISRYVGEEIWKRFRIPVYLYEAAATSPERQNLENIRRGQFEGLRDEIATNPARRPDFGEAQLHPTAGATVVGARRFLIAYNVFLNTPDVEIAKKVAKAVRFSSGGLRFVKGAGFLVRGLAQVSMNLTDFEQTPIARVFEFVKREASRYGVAPVSSEIVGLVPKKSLEDAAEWFLQIENFDSSLILENRLSAVMSGKVAVGGLRAGAEPFIEQLAAPTAVPGGGSASAMAGAMAAALGHMVASMSRGKKNYLQYERELSEAVARLAQLREELKTAIEADAESYKAVVQAYKAAKDSKDGEAAVSLALKGATNVPLAVAEKSREVARILESLKLITNPKMASDLTVGAALAQAAVEGALANVEINLESLTDQQFIGEVRAKTAALIR